A genome region from Peptococcaceae bacterium includes the following:
- a CDS encoding hydroxyacid dehydrogenase → MDNKVLLIQPIHHDAIAKLMEEAEVVIAESTEESAVKKAIKDVKGVIVRVTPLTRAIIESGEKLRVIGRHGVGLDNIDLKAATEYRIPVVYAPGSNTNAVAEHTVTLMLALAKKLFKAHMALTQRGDYQCRLSIKTSEIKDKVIGIVGFGQIGRRVAAICQYGFGAKLIAYDPYLSPEILQSSRLEVKVVDKLDDLLREADYVSLHAPATPDNFKLIGARELSLMKQSAFLINTARGELIDEEALYQALTQGIISGAGLDVFDPEPPEQKNPLFSLSNVVVTPHMAAHSEEGLRMMAMMVAEQVLQVLRGERPPCLANPQIWENRRFGQS, encoded by the coding sequence ATGGATAATAAGGTGTTACTGATTCAGCCTATTCATCATGATGCCATTGCTAAGCTCATGGAAGAAGCCGAGGTTGTTATAGCGGAAAGTACCGAAGAGAGCGCGGTTAAGAAGGCGATTAAAGACGTAAAAGGAGTTATTGTGAGAGTGACTCCTTTAACCAGGGCTATTATTGAATCTGGAGAAAAGCTCAGAGTTATTGGTCGGCACGGAGTTGGGTTGGATAATATTGATTTAAAGGCTGCTACTGAATATAGAATTCCGGTTGTGTATGCTCCGGGGTCCAATACTAACGCTGTGGCAGAACATACTGTGACTCTGATGTTGGCTCTGGCAAAGAAGTTATTTAAGGCTCATATGGCTCTGACCCAAAGAGGCGATTATCAATGCCGTTTGAGTATAAAGACTAGTGAAATAAAAGATAAAGTTATCGGAATAGTAGGCTTTGGTCAGATCGGGCGACGTGTGGCTGCCATTTGCCAGTATGGTTTTGGAGCTAAATTAATTGCTTACGATCCTTACCTGTCGCCTGAGATACTGCAAAGCAGCAGACTTGAAGTTAAAGTTGTTGATAAATTAGATGATTTACTGCGGGAAGCTGATTATGTTTCCCTCCATGCTCCGGCAACGCCTGATAATTTTAAGCTTATTGGTGCCAGAGAATTGTCTCTAATGAAGCAATCAGCTTTTCTCATTAACACAGCACGTGGTGAACTGATTGATGAAGAAGCTTTGTATCAGGCCTTAACTCAAGGAATAATAAGTGGAGCGGGTTTAGATGTTTTTGACCCTGAACCGCCTGAACAAAAGAACCCCCTGTTTAGTCTCTCCAATGTTGTAGTAACGCCCCATATGGCAGCTCATAGCGAGGAAGGTTTAAGGATGATGGCTATGATGGTGGCAGAGCAGGTGCTTCAAGTTCTGCGTGGAGAGCGGCCCCCTTGTCTGGCTAATCCTCAGATTTGGGAGAACCGTAGGTTTGGACAATCATAA
- a CDS encoding 4Fe-4S binding protein, translated as MIKYIIDIRKDWCKACGICVDFCPNGVLGFDPDGKAAVLDIERCTGCMMCEYRCPDYAIKISHYGKI; from the coding sequence ATGATTAAATATATTATTGATATACGAAAAGACTGGTGCAAGGCATGCGGTATCTGTGTCGATTTTTGTCCAAATGGTGTCCTAGGTTTTGACCCTGATGGGAAAGCTGCTGTTTTAGACATTGAAAGATGTACAGGCTGCATGATGTGCGAGTACAGGTGTCCAGATTATGCAATTAAAATCTCTCATTATGGGAAAATTTGA
- a CDS encoding FadR family transcriptional regulator: MTQIKKTKLYEEVMQRIVEMIKTNQMQVGDKLQSEKELADYFGVSRMAIREALSALQAAGLLDVKHGSGIFIRNVNEQLTNPITLRLLSSKDNLLNILELRKGLETEGAFLAALRADDADFIKLEDYLEKMRCEIEKGGSAAQEDFKFHCALMKATHNPVYGTVFDTIATAFYEGLLSSHEYFKVNQGPRLVVLDEHCLIYDCIKSREPERAREAMRTHLENVEAKMRKINLS, encoded by the coding sequence ATGACACAGATTAAAAAAACGAAGCTTTATGAAGAAGTAATGCAGAGAATTGTAGAAATGATTAAAACAAATCAGATGCAGGTAGGTGATAAGCTCCAATCAGAAAAAGAACTCGCTGATTATTTTGGAGTAAGTCGAATGGCTATAAGGGAAGCGTTGAGTGCGCTGCAGGCTGCAGGTTTGCTTGATGTGAAACATGGTTCGGGCATCTTTATTCGCAATGTAAATGAACAACTGACAAATCCTATTACATTAAGGTTATTAAGTAGCAAAGATAATTTGCTTAATATTTTGGAGTTACGGAAAGGATTGGAAACAGAGGGCGCTTTTTTGGCGGCACTGCGAGCAGATGATGCTGATTTCATTAAACTTGAAGATTACTTGGAAAAAATGAGATGCGAAATAGAAAAAGGAGGCAGTGCTGCCCAAGAGGACTTCAAATTTCACTGCGCCCTGATGAAGGCAACCCATAATCCGGTCTACGGTACAGTGTTTGATACGATCGCCACGGCCTTTTATGAAGGATTGTTGTCAAGCCACGAGTATTTTAAGGTAAACCAAGGCCCCCGGTTGGTAGTCTTAGATGAACATTGTTTAATATATGATTGCATTAAAAGTAGGGAGCCGGAAAGAGCAAGGGAAGCCATGAGGACTCATTTGGAAAATGTGGAAGCCAAGATGCGAAAGATTAATCTTTCGTGA
- the gcvH gene encoding glycine cleavage system protein GcvH encodes MYPENLRYFQEHTWLRVEGKIGIVGITYYAQQALANVVYIDLPRIGTEVKAGMVFGSIESVKVVSDLYAPVSGKIVEVNEKLFDTPELVNADPYDAGWMIKIEIFNFEEVSSLLSCVEYQNIVESGGSNR; translated from the coding sequence TTGTATCCGGAGAATCTAAGGTATTTCCAAGAACACACCTGGCTTCGGGTGGAAGGTAAGATAGGCATAGTAGGAATAACTTACTATGCTCAGCAAGCATTGGCAAATGTGGTTTATATTGATTTACCTCGAATTGGTACTGAAGTGAAAGCAGGTATGGTATTTGGCAGTATTGAATCTGTAAAAGTTGTTTCAGACCTTTATGCTCCGGTAAGCGGTAAAATCGTGGAGGTTAACGAGAAATTATTTGATACGCCGGAGCTTGTAAATGCTGATCCCTATGATGCAGGATGGATGATCAAAATAGAAATATTCAATTTTGAGGAAGTGAGTTCGTTATTATCTTGTGTTGAGTATCAGAACATTGTGGAATCTGGTGGTAGTAATAGATGA
- a CDS encoding nickel-dependent lactate racemase, whose amino-acid sequence MSLPKLYNIRQVFSQEAISDVTEELNKSLNKVHFENLFTPGNRVAIAVGSRGIANISKIINALVKRLKEIGTNPFIVPAMGSHGGATASGQVEVLKSLGITEEYVGAPIISDMDVVELGKTTNGATVYMDKQAWSADAIVVVNRIKPHTRFRANNESGLIKMVAVGLGKHKGCSQMHAYGLFPTILEAARLALSKAPIRLGIGIVENAYEQTAKIVAVLRDEFEFVDAELLKLAKSLMPSLPVNEIDLLVVKEMGKNISGTGMDVNVIGRVTQPVLNEFDTPRIKRIVALDLTEASHGNALGMGLADVITKRFTNKIDFAATYANVLAAGVLDRGKMPVVCENDKEAIAAALNSIERLEPEKARLIFIRNTLELNFLKVSQSILEEVRNLTSIEVVGKGFDMEFNSQGNIQEEWW is encoded by the coding sequence ATGAGTTTACCTAAACTATACAATATTCGACAAGTATTTTCGCAAGAAGCTATTTCTGATGTTACAGAAGAACTAAATAAAAGTTTGAATAAGGTTCATTTTGAAAATTTGTTTACTCCCGGCAACAGAGTGGCTATAGCCGTCGGGAGCAGAGGAATCGCCAATATTAGCAAGATTATTAATGCCCTGGTAAAGCGGTTAAAAGAAATTGGCACAAATCCTTTTATTGTCCCAGCGATGGGGAGTCACGGGGGAGCTACTGCGTCTGGCCAGGTGGAAGTTTTAAAAAGCTTAGGTATAACAGAAGAATATGTAGGGGCTCCCATTATTTCCGATATGGATGTGGTGGAACTTGGTAAAACTACCAATGGCGCTACAGTATATATGGATAAGCAAGCCTGGTCTGCCGATGCTATCGTAGTGGTTAATAGAATTAAACCTCATACAAGATTTAGGGCTAATAATGAAAGCGGATTAATTAAAATGGTGGCCGTAGGCTTGGGCAAACATAAAGGTTGTAGCCAGATGCATGCTTATGGTCTCTTCCCCACAATTTTAGAGGCAGCCCGTTTGGCGTTAAGTAAAGCCCCCATAAGGTTAGGAATTGGTATTGTCGAAAATGCATATGAGCAAACAGCGAAAATCGTGGCTGTCCTCAGGGATGAATTTGAGTTTGTTGATGCCGAACTGCTTAAGCTGGCTAAAAGTCTGATGCCCTCCCTGCCCGTGAATGAGATTGATCTTCTTGTGGTAAAGGAAATGGGTAAAAATATCAGTGGTACAGGGATGGATGTCAATGTTATAGGCAGGGTAACGCAGCCGGTTCTAAATGAGTTTGATACTCCAAGGATTAAGCGTATAGTAGCTTTGGACTTGACTGAAGCCTCCCATGGGAATGCTTTAGGAATGGGTTTGGCGGATGTGATTACCAAGCGTTTCACCAATAAAATTGATTTTGCCGCAACTTATGCGAATGTGTTGGCGGCAGGGGTACTTGACAGAGGTAAAATGCCCGTTGTCTGTGAGAATGATAAAGAGGCCATAGCAGCAGCATTGAACTCTATCGAGAGATTGGAACCGGAAAAAGCTCGTCTCATTTTTATTAGAAACACTTTAGAATTAAATTTCCTGAAAGTGTCACAAAGTATTTTGGAAGAGGTGCGAAATCTTACGTCGATAGAAGTGGTTGGCAAAGGTTTTGACATGGAGTTTAATTCTCAAGGTAATATTCAAGAAGAATGGTGGTGA
- a CDS encoding cupin domain-containing protein, giving the protein MRAFCIKEQDVEPIKLPGRNWKMLINETVGCKNITFGLAEFPAGSNPGSHKHDVQEEIIFILEGKGRMTFGQFEQEEIKLAPGVAVYIPPGIEHAVINDGDKTIRLITLFSPQVIPGSYDKK; this is encoded by the coding sequence ATGAGAGCCTTTTGCATTAAGGAGCAAGATGTTGAGCCTATCAAGTTGCCGGGGCGTAATTGGAAAATGTTAATAAACGAGACGGTAGGTTGTAAAAACATAACTTTCGGTCTCGCTGAATTTCCGGCCGGTTCAAATCCGGGCAGTCATAAACATGATGTCCAGGAGGAGATAATCTTCATACTTGAAGGGAAGGGGCGAATGACCTTTGGGCAATTTGAGCAAGAGGAAATAAAGCTGGCACCAGGTGTGGCGGTTTATATTCCGCCGGGTATAGAACATGCTGTGATCAATGACGGTGATAAGACTATCCGTCTGATAACACTTTTTTCACCGCAGGTCATCCCAGGTTCTTATGATAAAAAATAG